The genomic window AAGTACCGTCAGATTTCAGCGGCTCACCTCGCGGCACTGGCCGACGAAATGAGATTGGCCTTCTCAGAAGTCTTCGAGGTCGCCACCTTCTACGCCCATTTCGACGTGGTGAAGGAAGGTGCGCCGAATATCGCCCCGTTGACGATCCGGGTTTGCGATTCGCTCACCTGCGCGATGCTGGGTGCGGAACAACTCCTGCATGAATTGCAGAACAAGGCGGGCCCGGGGGTACGCGTGGTTCGCGCGCCGTGCGTTGGGCGCTGCCATACGGCCCCTGCCGCCGAAGTTGGTCATAATTTCATCGATCACGCCACGGTTGAGAACGTCCTCGCAGCTGCGAAGGGTGGCGACACGCATACTCATCTGCCGAAGTACGTCGGATACGATGAATATGTCGCTAAGGGCGGCTATGCGCTGCTGAACAAGCTACGTTCCGGCGAGCTGTCCCGGGAGGATCTGCTCAAGGTGCTGGATGATGCCTCGCTCCGCGGTCTCGGCGGCGCGGGCTTCCCGACCGGGCGCAAGTGGCGCGCCGTGCTGGGCGAACCCGGACCGCGCCTGATGGCGATCAATGGTGACGAGGGCGAGCCCGGCACGTTCAAGGATCGTTACTACCTCGAGACCGATCCTCATCGCTTCATCGAGGGCATGCTGATCGGCGCGCACGTTGTCGAAGCGCTTGAGGTCTACATTTATATGCGCGATGAATATCCAGCATCGCGTGAGATTCTTGAGCGCGAAATCGCAAAGCTGCCCGCAGGCGGCCCCAAGCTTCACATGCGACGTGGCGCCGGGGCGTATATCTGCGGCGAGGAATCCGCGCTGCTGGAGAGCATCGAGGGCAAACGCGGACTGCCGCGCCACAAGCCGCCTTATCCGTTCCAGGTCGGCCTGTTTGGCCTGCCGACGCTGATCAATAATGTCGAAACCTTGTTCTGGGTGCGCGACATCGTCGAGAAGGGCGCCGATTGGTGGAAATCCCACGGCCGCAATGATCGGCAGGGTTTGCGCAGCTTCTCGGTCTCGGGCCGCGTGAAAAATCCGGGCATGAAGCTTGCGCCTGCCGGGATCACGGTGCGTGAACTGATCGATGAGTTCTGCGGCGGCATGGCGGATGGACATACCTTCCATGCCTATCTGCCTGGCGGCGCATCAGGCGGCATTCTGCCGGCGTCGATGGGCGATATTCCGCTCGATTTCGGTACGCTGGAAAAATACGGCTGCTTCATTGGTTCCGCCGCTGTCGTCATTCTGTCTGACAAGGATCAGGTGAAGGATGCCGCCTTAAATCTTATGCGCTTCTTTGAAGATGAAAGCTGCGGCCAGTGCACGCCGTGCCGTGTTGGTACGCAGAAGGCGGCGACGTTGATGGAACGGCGCGTCTGGGATCGCGATCTGCTCAACGAGTTGAGCCAGGCGATGCGCGACGCATCGATTTGCGGTCTTGGCCAGGCAGCCTCGAATCCACTCACGACCGTGATTAAATATTTCCCCGAGGAATTCTCACCCAAGGAAGCTGCGGAATGACCAAAATTCAATTCGAGCTCGACGGGAAGATGGTCGAAGCAGCGCCGGGTGAATCCATCTGGCAGGTCGCCAAGCGCCAAGGAACCGAGATCCCGCATCTTTGCTATTCGCCGGAACCGGATTATCGCGCCGACGGCAACTGCCGCGCGTGCATGGTCGAGATCGAGGGCGAGCGTGTTCTCGCGGCATCCTGCAAACGCACGCCGACGGTTGGCATGAAAGTGAAGTCCGCGAGTGCCCGCGCGGTCTCGGCTCGCAAGATGGTGATGGAGCTTCTCGTCGCCGATCAACCAGCCCGTGAAACATCCCATGATCCGGACTCAAAGTTCTGGCATTGGGCCGACAAGGTCGAAGTCACGGAAAGCCGCTTCCCTGCGGCGGAACGCTGGTCGAGCGATACCAGCCATCCGGCGATGAGCGTCAATCTCGATGCCTGCATCCAGTGCGGCCTTTGCGTGCGCGCATGCCGCGAGGTTCAGGTCAACGACGTCATCGGCATGGCCTATCGCAACCACGATTCCAAGATCGTGTTCGATTTTGACGATCCGATGGGCGAGTCGACCTGCGTTGCCTGCGGTGAATGCGTTCAGGCCTGCCCGACCGGCGCGCTGATGCCATCCGCGTTGCTCGATGAAAACCAGACGCGGGCGGTTTATCCGGACAAGAAGGTGGATTCGCTTTGTCCGTTCTGCGGCGTGGGCTGTCAGGTCACGTATCAGGTCAAGGACGAAGAGATCGTCTATGCCGAGGGCCGTGATGGTCCTGCTAACCACAACCGTCTCTGTGTGAAAGGACGCTTCGGTTTCGACTACATCCATCATCCGCATCGCATCACCAAGCCGCTGGTTCGGCTGCCGAATGCGAAGAAGAGTTCGATGGATCAGGTCGATCCAGCCAATCCGTTCACGCATTTCCGCGAAGCCTCGTGGGAAGAAGCTCTGGATCTCGCTGCGAAGGGTCTTGTGAAGATCCGGGATGAGAAGGGCGTCAAGGCACTCGCCGGATTTGGTTCGGCGAAGGGGTCGAACGAAGAAGCTTACCTGTTCCAGAAGCTGGTGCGCACCGGCTTCGGCTCCAACAATGTCGACCACTGCACCCGGCTTTGTCACGCGTCGTCCGTGGCGGCGCTGATGGAAGGCCTGAACTCTGGTGCGGTGTCTGCGCCGTTCGCAGCGGCGGCTGATGCTGAAGTCATTATCGTCATCGGTGCCAATCCGGCGGTCAATCACCCGGTTGCAGCGACGTTCATCAAGAACGCCACCAAGCGCGGCGCCAAGCTGATCGTGATGGATCCGCGGCGGCAAGCGCTTTCGCGACACGCTTACAAGAATCTGCAGTTCAAGCCGGGCTCGGACGTCGCGATGCTGAATGCGATGCTCCACACCATCATCACCGAAGGCTTGACCGACGATCAATATATTGCCGGCTACACCGAGGGCTTTGACGATCTCAAGGAGAAGATCAAGGACTTCCCGCCAGAGAAGATGGCA from Nitrobacteraceae bacterium AZCC 1564 includes these protein-coding regions:
- a CDS encoding NADH:ubiquinone oxidoreductase subunit F (NADH-binding)/NADH:ubiquinone oxidoreductase subunit E (product_source=COG1894/COG1905; cath_funfam=3.40.30.10; cog=COG1894,COG1905; ko=KO:K22515; pfam=PF01257,PF01512,PF10531,PF10589; smart=SM00928; superfamily=140490,142019,142984); translated protein: MNDGAPQQVYPFEHPGEGKRRAKATPKGRQIDPKASEEIARLLDGRSRRRDMLIEYLHLIQDKYRQISAAHLAALADEMRLAFSEVFEVATFYAHFDVVKEGAPNIAPLTIRVCDSLTCAMLGAEQLLHELQNKAGPGVRVVRAPCVGRCHTAPAAEVGHNFIDHATVENVLAAAKGGDTHTHLPKYVGYDEYVAKGGYALLNKLRSGELSREDLLKVLDDASLRGLGGAGFPTGRKWRAVLGEPGPRLMAINGDEGEPGTFKDRYYLETDPHRFIEGMLIGAHVVEALEVYIYMRDEYPASREILEREIAKLPAGGPKLHMRRGAGAYICGEESALLESIEGKRGLPRHKPPYPFQVGLFGLPTLINNVETLFWVRDIVEKGADWWKSHGRNDRQGLRSFSVSGRVKNPGMKLAPAGITVRELIDEFCGGMADGHTFHAYLPGGASGGILPASMGDIPLDFGTLEKYGCFIGSAAVVILSDKDQVKDAALNLMRFFEDESCGQCTPCRVGTQKAATLMERRVWDRDLLNELSQAMRDASICGLGQAASNPLTTVIKYFPEEFSPKEAAE
- a CDS encoding formate dehydrogenase major subunit (product_source=KO:K00123; cath_funfam=2.20.25.90,2.40.40.20,3.10.20.30,3.30.70.20,3.40.50.740; cog=COG3383; ko=KO:K00123; pfam=PF00384,PF01568,PF04879,PF13187,PF13510; superfamily=53706,54292,54862; tigrfam=TIGR01591) — encoded protein: MTKIQFELDGKMVEAAPGESIWQVAKRQGTEIPHLCYSPEPDYRADGNCRACMVEIEGERVLAASCKRTPTVGMKVKSASARAVSARKMVMELLVADQPARETSHDPDSKFWHWADKVEVTESRFPAAERWSSDTSHPAMSVNLDACIQCGLCVRACREVQVNDVIGMAYRNHDSKIVFDFDDPMGESTCVACGECVQACPTGALMPSALLDENQTRAVYPDKKVDSLCPFCGVGCQVTYQVKDEEIVYAEGRDGPANHNRLCVKGRFGFDYIHHPHRITKPLVRLPNAKKSSMDQVDPANPFTHFREASWEEALDLAAKGLVKIRDEKGVKALAGFGSAKGSNEEAYLFQKLVRTGFGSNNVDHCTRLCHASSVAALMEGLNSGAVSAPFAAAADAEVIIVIGANPAVNHPVAATFIKNATKRGAKLIVMDPRRQALSRHAYKNLQFKPGSDVAMLNAMLHTIITEGLTDDQYIAGYTEGFDDLKEKIKDFPPEKMAAICGIHAETLREIARMYATAKSSIIFWGMGVSQHVHGTDNARCLIALALITGQVGRPGTGLHPLRGQNNVQGASDAGLIPMFLPDYQPVGRTDLREPFEHLWHQDLDPVRGLTVVEIMNAIHAGQIKGMYIEGENPAMSDPDLQHAREALAMLDHLVVQDLFVTETAFHADVILPASAFAEKVGSFTNTDRRVQLARQVIKPPGDARQDLWIIQEIAKRMGLDWNYSGPADVFDEMTKVMPSLKNITWERLEREGAVTYPVDDPQKPGNEIIFTTGFPTESGRGKIVPAHVTPPDEVPDDEYPMVLSTGRVLEHWHTGSMTRRSEVLDNIEPEAVAFMSPKDMRRMNVWPGDFIRMETRRGAVEVKVRSDRDVPENMIFMPFCYAEAAANLLTNPALDPFGKIPEFKFCAVRAEKIELRTAAE